One segment of Meriones unguiculatus strain TT.TT164.6M chromosome X, Bangor_MerUng_6.1, whole genome shotgun sequence DNA contains the following:
- the LOC110540556 gene encoding E3 ubiquitin-protein ligase RNF138-like — MAEEESASSPYTEEDFYCPICQEVFKTPVRVAACQHVFCRKCFLAAMKESRIHCPLCRGTVTRRERACPERALDLETIMRSFPGNCRCCSQRIELHRMRQHYKTCKKYQDEFGVSSASPSFQLSPDTVDNNSNDATISENTEAYPEEENATSPPDQPTFDCPLCEEANLTRQRLVDHCNRNHRAHVVPVVCPICLSLPWGDPTQQTRNFVSHLNQRHQFEYRDFVDLQLDEETQYQIALEESFHLNI; from the coding sequence ATGGCCGAGGAAGAGTCTGCCTCCTCGCCTTACACCGAAGAAGATTTCTACTGTCCGATTTGCCAAGAGGTCTTCAAAACGCCGGTTAGGGTCGCAGCCTGTCAGCATGTCTTCTGCAGAAAATGTTTCCTAGCTGCGATGAAGGAGAGCCGGATCCACTGTCCCTTGTGCCGTGGAACTGTGACCAGAAGAGAAAGAGCATGTCCTGAGAGAGCTCTAGATCTTGAAACCATCATGAGAAGTTTTCCTGGCAATTGTCGATGCTGTTCCCAGCGTATTGAACTCCATCGCATGAGACAACACTACAAAACTTGCAAAAAGTACCAGGATGAGTTCGGAGTTTCTTCAGCTTCTCCAAGCTTCCAACTATCACCAGATACCGTGGACAACAACAGCAACGACGCAACCATCTCTGAGAACACCGAGGCTTAcccagaagaagagaatgcaacAAGCCCACCTGATCAACCTACCTTTGATTGTCCCCTGTGTGAAGAAGCAAACTTGACCAGACAGCGTCTGGTGGATCACTGcaacaggaaccacagagctcATGTTGTTCCAGTCGTTTGCCCGATTTGCTTATCTCTTCCATGGGGCGACCCTACTCAACAGACCAGAAATTTCGTTAGTCATCTAAACCAGAGGCATCAGTTTGAGTACAGAGATTTCGTGGATCTTCAACTGGATGAGGAAACTCAGTACCAAATTGCTCTTGAGGAGTCTTTCCATCTCAACATCTAA